DNA from Gramella sp. MAR_2010_147:
TGAAAGTGTAGGAGAGAAAGTGATAAGAACTAACAGGGGTAATTTGTCACGCCCAACAGTAGCATGGATCTACCAATTCAGAAAATATGTTACTGAAGAGATGTTGAAATTTCTTGAAGCTAATGAGCTTGACAATGAGATTCTTGATGTTATTGAGATTGGTTGTCATCATGAAAAACAACACCAGGAATTACTTTATACAGATATTAAATATATTCTAGGCAACAACCCACTTCTTCCCAAATATAATAATGATTTCAAGGAGAATATCATTCAGGATTTCAACCAGGAATGGATAGGGTTATCAGAAGGGATTTATGAGATTGGGCATAATTGTGATGATTTTTGTTATGATAATGAGCAGGGATTTCATAAAAAGTATCTTAACGATTTCAGTATATCAAACAAACTGGTAACCAACGAAGAGTTTATTGAATTTATGGACGCTGGCGGTTATAAAGATGTGCTCTTATGGCATGCAGAGGGCTGGGACTGGAAAAATGAAAATGATATAAGCTCCCCGGCGTACTGGCATAAGATTGACGATGAATGGCATCAATATACCATGAATGGGCTTGTTAAGCTGAATCAAAAAGCACCGGTCACCCATATTTCATATTTTGAAGCATTTGCTTATTCCCAATGGAAAGGAATGCGATTACCAACCGAAGAAGAGTGGGAATCGGCCCAAAGTAAATTTAATTGGGGAACGAGATGGGAATGGACCGAAAGCGCTTATGCTCCATATCCCAATTATAAAAAACCTGAAGGAGCCCTTGGAGAGTACAATGGTAAATTCATGGTAAGTCAAAAAGTTTTAAGAGGCAGTTCGGTTGCTACCTCCAACAATCATAGCAGACCAACCTATAGAAATTTTTTTCATCCGCAGCTCAGATGGCAGTTTACAGGCTTCAGACTGGCAAAATAGTGATAGATTTATATGAA
Protein-coding regions in this window:
- the egtB gene encoding ergothioneine biosynthesis protein EgtB, translating into MLSQNKIIQLFKETRADSEKICSFLETEDYVVQPIENVSPPKWHLGHTTWFFEEFVLKKYAGSHKLFDENTAYVFNSYYESVGEKVIRTNRGNLSRPTVAWIYQFRKYVTEEMLKFLEANELDNEILDVIEIGCHHEKQHQELLYTDIKYILGNNPLLPKYNNDFKENIIQDFNQEWIGLSEGIYEIGHNCDDFCYDNEQGFHKKYLNDFSISNKLVTNEEFIEFMDAGGYKDVLLWHAEGWDWKNENDISSPAYWHKIDDEWHQYTMNGLVKLNQKAPVTHISYFEAFAYSQWKGMRLPTEEEWESAQSKFNWGTRWEWTESAYAPYPNYKKPEGALGEYNGKFMVSQKVLRGSSVATSNNHSRPTYRNFFHPQLRWQFTGFRLAK